The Rhizobiaceae bacterium genome contains the following window.
CCGTGCCGGACGCTATCAAAACCGCAGGGCGCGGCAATTTCCCATTAAGGCGTATTGGCTATCGCGTGGGCGCTTCCGCGAGAATGTCGCGGTAGCTGTCGCGCAAGATGTTCTTCTGCACTTTCGCCATGGTGTTGCGCGGCAGTTCGTCGACCATGACGACGCGCTTCGGCAATTTGTAGTTGGCCAATCTCGGGCGAAGCGCTTCGGCGATGTCGCCTTCGCTTATGTCCGCACCGCGTTCGGGCACGACGACGGCAACCACCGCTTCGCCGAAATCGGGATGAGGCACGCCAATGACCGCGCTTTCGACGACGCCGGGAATCGCATCGATCTCCAGTTCGATCTCCTTGGGATAGACGTTGTAGCCGCCTGTTATCACGAGGTCCTTGCCGCGCCCGAGTATCCACACATAGCCGTGCTCGTCGATCCGGCCCAGATCTCCGGTGATGAAAAAGCCGTCCGGGCGGAACTCGCTGCGGGTTTTTTCCGGCATGCGCCAATAGCCGGAAAAGACGTTCGGGCCGCGCACCTCGATCACGCCGATCTCGCCGGTCGGCAACTCCTTGCCCGTGTCCTGATCGCAGATGCGAAGGTCCACGCCGGGAAGGGGAAAGCCGACCGAACCCGGCACACGCGCGCCCACCAGCGGATTGGACGTGTTCATATTGGTCTCGGTCATGCCGTATCGCTCGAGGATCGCGTGCCCGGTGCGTTCGGCGAACGCCCTGTGGGTTTCGGCGAGCAGCGGGGCCGAACCCGATATGAACAGGCGCATGCGTTCGGTCGCCGCGCGGTCGAGGCCGGGCTGGTCGAGCAGGCGCGTGTAGAAGGTCGGGACACCCATCAGGACGGTTGCGCCGGCCATCGCCTCGATGACGCCGGCCGCATCGAACTTCGGCTGGAAGATCATGCTGGCGCCCGAAAGCAGGACGAGGTTCGTCGCCACGAACAGGCCGTGCGTGTGAAAGATCGGCAGCGCGTGGATCAGCACGTCCTCCCCGGTAAAGCCCCATGTCGGAAGCAGCGCCTCGGCGTTCGAGAGCAGATTGCCGTGGCTCAGCATCGCGCCCTTGGAGCGGCCCGTCGTGCCGGATGTGTAAAGGATCGCGGCGAGGTCATCAGCGCTGCGCGCGGCATCGGGTGCGTCCGCCTGCGCGGCGGCGACGAGATCGGGTAGGGAACCGCTGCCGTCGGCGCCCAGCGTTTCCGTTCGCCCGACGCCGTTCTGCGCGGCGACGGGGCGCAGCAGTTCCAGCTTCGCGGGGTCGGCGACGAACATCGCAGGCTCTGCGTCACCCAGGAAATAGCCGATTTCAGAAGGCGTGTAGGCTGTGTTCAGCGGCAGGAAGATCGCTCCCGCGCGCACGGATCCGAGGTAAAGAAAGAGGGCCTCCGGCGATTTCTCCACCTGTGCGGCAACACGGTCGCCCACGGTGACACCGGCTGCTCTCAACGCCGCCGCATAGCGCCGCGACCATCGCACAACTTCCCCATAGCTGTATCGCCGCCCGTTCTGGCAGATGATGCAGGGCCGGTCCGGATCGCGATCAGCCGGAAGGATTCGGGAAATGAGATGGTTCGTCATGGGCCTTGCTTGTCGCGTTATCCCGGCATGCCAACTGATGCCGCGAAGTGAAATACCATACAAGGCAGGAAATTTCTGGCGGAGAAGGAGGGATTCGAACCCCCGATACCCTTGCGAGTATGCCGCATTTCGAGTGCGGTGCTTTCAACCACTCAGCCACTTCTCCACGCCATTGAAAACATTCACAAATCCGGACCGGGGCGGGTGGTTGAAAACGCCCTGTGGCTGCCGAATAGCTATCGAATGTCTCCCGACGCGGGCTTCTCTAGCGCTAACGGCACTGTTTCGTCAACGCGTTCATCTGCTGCCGGTTTGAAACCAAGCAGACGCAGTGCATTTGCGGTGACCAGCACGGTCGCGCCGGTATCGGCAAGGATCGCCGGCCAAAGCCCGGTGATGCCCAGAATGGTCGTGACGAGAAAGACCCCTTTCAGCCCCAGCGCAATCGCAATGTTCTGCCGGATATTCGAAAGCGTTGCCTTCGACAGCTCCATCATCACCGCGATATCGCCGACCCGGCCGTGCAACACCGCCGCGTCGGCGGTTTCGAGCGCGACATCGGTTCCGCCGCCCATTGCGATGCCTATGTCGGCTGCGGCAAGCGCGGGCGCGTCATTGATACCGTCCCCGACCTTTGCGACGACGAATCCCTGCTTCTGGAGATAGGCAACGATGCGCTGCTTGTCCTCCGGGAGAAGCCCGGCCCGGACTTCGATGCCGAGGCGGGCGCCGATGGCCTCGCCGGTCCTGCGGTTGTCGCCCGTCAGCATCACAGTCTTTATTCCCGAGGACGCCAGCTTGCGCAGCCCGGCCACCGCGTCCGGTCGCGGCTCGTCCCGCATCGCGATGAAGGCCGCGACCTTGCCGTCGGCGACAAGCACAGAAACTGTCTTGCCCGCATCGTTCAACCCGGCGATCGCGCTCTGATCCTCCTGCGAAAGCCCGGCCATTTCCGCTGCGGCGGCGGGCGAACCCAGAAAAACCTGCTTTTTATCGACGATGCCCGACACGCCCTTTCCGCCGATGGCCTTCGACCCTGAGGCGGGCGGAACCGCGATGGTGTCGGCCTTCGCCTTCGCCAGGATGGCCATTGCCAGCGGATGGCTCGATCCCGCTTCCAGCGCGGCGGCGAGCGCCAACGCATCCCGCTTGCTCCCGCCTCGCGCAACGATGTCGGTGACTTGCGGCCTGCCCGCCGTCAGCGTGCCGGTCTTGTCGAGCGCGACGGCGGTGATCCCGCCCAAGCCTTCCAGCACCGCGCCGCCCTTCATCAAAAGGCCGCGCCGGGCGCCCGCCGAAAGTGCTGCGGCAATGGCGGCGGGAACGGAAATGACCAGCGCGCAAGGACAGCCGATGAGCAGCAGCGCGAGGCCCTTGTAGATCCACTCGGACCAGGAGGCTGACCAGAGCAGGGGTGGAACCACGGCGACGAGTGCGCCCAGCACCAGCACGCCCGGCGTGTACCAGCGGGAAAAGCGGTCGATGAACCGCTCCGTCGGCGCCTTGCTTTCCTGCGCCTCTTCGACGAGACGGACTACACGGGCGATGGTATTGTCTGCCGCCGCCGCCGTCACCCTGATGCGCAGGACGCCGTCGCCGTTGATCGTTCCGGCAAGCGCCTTCTCGCCTGCCTCGCGGCGAACGGGAACGCTTTCGCCCGTCACCGGGCTTTCGTCGATCGAGCTTGCGCCTTCGATGATGTCGCCGTCGGCCGGTATCCGGTCGCCGGGGCGAACGACGATCGTCGCGCCAATGTTCAGGCTTTCCGCCGGCACCTCGCGCATCTCGCCGTTTTCTTCGACGCGTGCGGTTTGCGGCACGAGTTTCGTCAGCGCCTGGATACTGGCGCGCGCCCGGCCCGCCGCGACGCCTTCGAGCAGTTCACCGATGAGGAACAGGAACACGACCATCGCCGCTTCTTCGGCTGCGCCGATGATGACCGCGCCGACCGCAGCTATCGTCATCAGGGTCTCGATGGAAAACGGCGTACCGTATCGCGCGCCCATCGCGGCGCGCCAGGCGATGGGAACAAGGCCGACAAGCATCGCCAGCGTGAAGGCATAGGCATCGAGCGACGGCACCATGCGTCCGACGATCCAGGCAAAGGCCACAGCCCCGCCGCTTGCGGCGGTGAGCACGGCCTTGCGGGAGTTCCACCACGGCCCCTCGGTCGGGCCGTGATCGTGACTGTGCAGGCCCGACGCCTCTTCTTTGCGGCTTGCAGCCTTTTCATGGTCATGCCCGGCGCAATCATGGCCGTCGTGATCGGGGTGCGCGGGGCTCGCCGGTTGCGCATTTTTTGCGTTGGCATTCTGCACGCCATAGCCGAGTTTTCGAATGCGCGTGGTCACCGCCTCAAGATCGGCGTCCGCCGAATGCCTCAGCACCATTGTCCCGGCCTGCACCGACACAGAAGCGTCCACCACCCCTTTGACGCCCTTCGCAGCCGTGGAAACCTTGGTCGCACAGCTTGCGCAATCCATGCCGTCAACGCGGAAACGCGTGGTGAGTGTGCCGTCCATGCCAGTGCCTTTCCTGCGGGAATGCAACTGTGCTACATCCTCTAGTGACTAGAGGAGCAAGCGGAAAATGCCCGGCGTGACGATTGGCGAAGCATCCAGGCTGAGCGGGGTGAAGGTGCCGACGATCAGGTATTATGAGCAGGTCGGCCTGCTCCCCGCGCCGGATCGCACGGCGAAACACCGACGCGTATATGGAAAGCACGACCTCAATCGTCTGGCGTTCATCCGGCATGCGCGGGAACTCGGCTTCGATACAGAGGCGATCCGCACGCTGCTGGCACTGCAGGACA
Protein-coding sequences here:
- a CDS encoding helix-turn-helix domain-containing protein, whose translation is MPGVTIGEASRLSGVKVPTIRYYEQVGLLPAPDRTAKHRRVYGKHDLNRLAFIRHARELGFDTEAIRTLLALQDNPRQSCEAADETARTRLAEVDRRIASLQALRGELLRMLASGCEGHVENCRVIETLSEHHHHGPLA
- the cadA gene encoding cadmium-translocating P-type ATPase, which codes for MDGTLTTRFRVDGMDCASCATKVSTAAKGVKGVVDASVSVQAGTMVLRHSADADLEAVTTRIRKLGYGVQNANAKNAQPASPAHPDHDGHDCAGHDHEKAASRKEEASGLHSHDHGPTEGPWWNSRKAVLTAASGGAVAFAWIVGRMVPSLDAYAFTLAMLVGLVPIAWRAAMGARYGTPFSIETLMTIAAVGAVIIGAAEEAAMVVFLFLIGELLEGVAAGRARASIQALTKLVPQTARVEENGEMREVPAESLNIGATIVVRPGDRIPADGDIIEGASSIDESPVTGESVPVRREAGEKALAGTINGDGVLRIRVTAAAADNTIARVVRLVEEAQESKAPTERFIDRFSRWYTPGVLVLGALVAVVPPLLWSASWSEWIYKGLALLLIGCPCALVISVPAAIAAALSAGARRGLLMKGGAVLEGLGGITAVALDKTGTLTAGRPQVTDIVARGGSKRDALALAAALEAGSSHPLAMAILAKAKADTIAVPPASGSKAIGGKGVSGIVDKKQVFLGSPAAAAEMAGLSQEDQSAIAGLNDAGKTVSVLVADGKVAAFIAMRDEPRPDAVAGLRKLASSGIKTVMLTGDNRRTGEAIGARLGIEVRAGLLPEDKQRIVAYLQKQGFVVAKVGDGINDAPALAAADIGIAMGGGTDVALETADAAVLHGRVGDIAVMMELSKATLSNIRQNIAIALGLKGVFLVTTILGITGLWPAILADTGATVLVTANALRLLGFKPAADERVDETVPLALEKPASGDIR
- a CDS encoding malonyl-CoA synthase, with translation MTNHLISRILPADRDPDRPCIICQNGRRYSYGEVVRWSRRYAAALRAAGVTVGDRVAAQVEKSPEALFLYLGSVRAGAIFLPLNTAYTPSEIGYFLGDAEPAMFVADPAKLELLRPVAAQNGVGRTETLGADGSGSLPDLVAAAQADAPDAARSADDLAAILYTSGTTGRSKGAMLSHGNLLSNAEALLPTWGFTGEDVLIHALPIFHTHGLFVATNLVLLSGASMIFQPKFDAAGVIEAMAGATVLMGVPTFYTRLLDQPGLDRAATERMRLFISGSAPLLAETHRAFAERTGHAILERYGMTETNMNTSNPLVGARVPGSVGFPLPGVDLRICDQDTGKELPTGEIGVIEVRGPNVFSGYWRMPEKTRSEFRPDGFFITGDLGRIDEHGYVWILGRGKDLVITGGYNVYPKEIELEIDAIPGVVESAVIGVPHPDFGEAVVAVVVPERGADISEGDIAEALRPRLANYKLPKRVVMVDELPRNTMAKVQKNILRDSYRDILAEAPTR